The Eubacteriaceae bacterium Marseille-Q4139 genome has a window encoding:
- a CDS encoding prepilin peptidase codes for MDSMGRLAAGVIFLPLLYAAATRSLKKEKGKPAVSLPEIFVLLSGEAAVAAAWLAKGDTPWFPMAVLMTAFMTVFCMTDYWERIVPNRLLLILLFLLILYLGFLGIRDMDAVMGLLVPMVLGFVFCAVSFGLGYLLSHGSMGAGDVKLSLVMGLSLTGSYVVGTVLYGCIAAAAFSLVQLMRKKLTRKDTIPFVPFLYIGLVINCLRLAW; via the coding sequence ATGGACAGCATGGGCAGGCTGGCAGCAGGCGTGATTTTTCTCCCTCTGCTCTACGCTGCGGCGACCCGCAGCCTGAAAAAAGAAAAGGGGAAACCGGCCGTTTCTCTGCCGGAGATTTTTGTACTCCTCTCGGGGGAGGCGGCAGTTGCGGCGGCGTGGCTGGCAAAAGGGGACACCCCGTGGTTCCCCATGGCCGTTTTGATGACTGCCTTCATGACGGTTTTCTGCATGACGGATTACTGGGAAAGGATCGTTCCGAACCGGCTTCTTCTCATCCTTTTGTTCCTTTTGATCCTCTATCTTGGATTTTTGGGGATCCGGGACATGGATGCAGTCATGGGGCTTCTTGTCCCGATGGTGCTTGGCTTTGTATTCTGCGCCGTCTCCTTTGGACTGGGCTATCTGTTAAGCCACGGGAGCATGGGGGCAGGCGATGTGAAGCTTTCCCTTGTGATGGGGCTTTCCCTGACCGGAAGCTACGTGGTGGGAACTGTCCTTTACGGCTGCATTGCGGCGGCAGCCTTTTCGCTGGTGCAGCTTATGAGGAAGAAGCTCACGCGGAAGGATACCATACCGTTCGTGCCGTTTTTATATATCGGCCTGGTGATAAACTGCCTGCGCCTCGCATGGTAG
- a CDS encoding pilus assembly protein has translation MEKKTNRESGLMTVEAVLSLVPFIIVILGIISFTNIFLVHNKIQYALYQMGNELSCYTYFYQALGLRSADLGLKADIDANTESLDETLENLDSFLSQIEEFESSLDGGAGLVSDPGSLIGQGEGIIETGGELVNSSRDLLSDPKALLRSFVYLGIEEAEGAAKGMLLSIISGGLMDVYLDESFAGYHPMTAEEYLSYFGVADGLDFGNSELFTDDEYRMIDMVAEYDVEVYILKLFLKDPTIHVVQRCAVPAWLDGDGISYEGS, from the coding sequence ATGGAAAAGAAAACCAACAGGGAGAGCGGCTTAATGACGGTGGAGGCTGTGTTAAGCCTCGTCCCCTTCATCATCGTGATCCTGGGAATCATTTCCTTTACGAATATTTTCCTGGTTCACAATAAGATCCAGTACGCCCTTTACCAGATGGGAAACGAGCTTTCCTGTTATACCTATTTTTATCAGGCGCTCGGGCTCCGGTCGGCGGATCTCGGCCTGAAAGCAGACATTGACGCCAACACGGAGAGCCTGGATGAAACCCTCGAAAATCTGGATTCGTTCCTCTCTCAGATTGAGGAATTTGAAAGCAGCCTGGACGGCGGCGCCGGCCTGGTTTCGGATCCCGGGAGCCTGATCGGCCAGGGGGAAGGTATCATTGAGACCGGCGGGGAACTGGTAAATTCATCCAGGGATCTTTTAAGTGATCCGAAGGCGCTTCTAAGAAGCTTTGTCTATCTGGGGATCGAGGAGGCAGAGGGAGCCGCGAAGGGCATGCTTTTAAGCATCATTTCCGGCGGCCTCATGGACGTGTACCTGGATGAGAGCTTTGCCGGCTATCATCCGATGACGGCAGAGGAATATTTATCGTATTTCGGCGTGGCAGACGGGCTGGATTTCGGAAACAGCGAGCTGTTTACCGACGACGAGTACCGGATGATCGACATGGTCGCGGAATACGACGTGGAAGTGTATATTTTAAAGCTCTTTTTAAAGGATCCGACGATCCATGTCGTGCAGCGGTGCGCCGTACCGGCCTGGCTGGACGGCGACGGGATCTCTTATGAAGGCAGCTAA
- a CDS encoding type II secretion system F family protein: MIPVILMILATAASVIFLAESGKAGRMAAAEIVLSKAWSYRFERQRLTETMEEFLAKNEKYHTVSDKKAEKKRKEWEKQIDGHEKQEEKYMSGKKFTIMDLMALFGYQLLTDIRLDGDNDLLRKLTSDCEHSGYVELERDQETGGKKNSAIYAYYLLASLISSMYMGVILGCVAGVVMMAAGKTGGTVLVPMAVCFGLVALYGYLPYDNLRTRAKKRQEELGQSFPNVISEITLLVMAGMNIVKAMEEAAENSDTLMGRELRLAMKEMGQASTLQAALTRLQCRCDNKYLDKMVTIIAKSYVAGNVNLADDLRAVNEECWLDRKHNARRMGEAVQNRLFIPTMLMFIGILVVIVVPAMSGFSL, translated from the coding sequence ATGATTCCTGTGATATTGATGATCCTGGCGACGGCGGCTTCCGTAATCTTTTTAGCCGAGAGCGGAAAGGCCGGCAGGATGGCGGCGGCAGAAATCGTCCTTTCTAAGGCGTGGAGCTATCGGTTCGAGCGCCAGAGACTGACGGAGACGATGGAAGAATTTCTTGCGAAAAATGAGAAATACCATACGGTTTCAGACAAAAAGGCCGAAAAGAAAAGGAAAGAATGGGAAAAACAGATCGACGGGCATGAAAAACAGGAAGAGAAATACATGTCCGGAAAGAAATTTACCATTATGGATCTGATGGCCCTGTTCGGCTACCAGCTTCTCACGGATATCCGGCTGGACGGCGACAATGATCTTTTGAGAAAGCTCACGTCCGACTGCGAGCACAGCGGTTATGTGGAGTTAGAGCGCGACCAGGAGACAGGCGGGAAGAAAAACTCCGCGATTTATGCCTATTATCTTCTGGCATCGTTAATTTCCAGCATGTATATGGGCGTTATATTGGGCTGTGTGGCCGGCGTCGTCATGATGGCGGCCGGGAAGACGGGCGGCACGGTCCTGGTGCCCATGGCCGTATGCTTTGGCCTTGTGGCGCTTTACGGTTATCTTCCCTACGATAACCTGCGGACGCGGGCGAAAAAAAGGCAGGAGGAGCTGGGACAGAGCTTTCCAAACGTCATTTCCGAGATTACGCTTCTCGTCATGGCCGGCATGAACATCGTAAAAGCCATGGAAGAGGCGGCAGAAAACAGCGACACGCTGATGGGAAGGGAGCTTCGCCTCGCCATGAAGGAGATGGGGCAGGCATCCACGCTCCAGGCGGCTTTAACGAGGCTCCAGTGCCGGTGCGACAACAAATACCTGGACAAGATGGTCACGATTATCGCCAAGAGCTATGTGGCCGGAAACGTCAACCTGGCCGACGATCTGCGGGCAGTCAATGAGGAGTGCTGGCTGGACAGAAAGCACAATGCGCGCCGGATGGGCGAGGCCGTCCAGAACCGGCTGTTTATCCCGACGATGTTGATGTTCATCGGGATTCTTGTGGTGATTGTCGTTCCTGCCATGTCCGGTTTTTCCTTATAG
- a CDS encoding CpaF family protein — protein MEEVSALKQVIREASRIREYSGDEMKRLVEEKLAERVEWARLNNEELYWYYQNLSFKEKNTLKYTITESVEGLGILGKIIMDPDITEVMINGYDTIFVEKSGKLSRLSEHFESSEDLIRIVQRFVNSMDRTVDASNPIVDARLEDGSRVHVVLPPVALNGATVTIRRFPKNPMTIEKLLEYKSITPEVADFLRKVVTSRHNVFVSGGTGSGKTTFLNALSNFIQPWERVITIEDSAELQIKNVPNLVRMETKKANSKETAEITIRDLIKASLRMRPDRIVVGEVRGEEALDMLQAMNTGHDGSLSTGHANSPEGMLSRLETMVLTGSADLPLEAIRQQIASAVDYIVHLSRLRDFSRKCMEISEVAGYENGRILLNPIYKFEEDENTTLKKVSGSLRRTGNRIRNQDKFVLAGIYDYLEEQDGGKREGKNTA, from the coding sequence ATGGAGGAAGTCTCGGCCTTAAAGCAGGTGATCCGGGAAGCCAGCAGGATCCGGGAATATTCCGGAGACGAGATGAAAAGGCTGGTGGAGGAGAAGCTTGCGGAGCGCGTGGAATGGGCCAGGCTCAACAATGAAGAGCTCTACTGGTACTACCAGAACCTTTCCTTCAAGGAAAAAAACACCTTAAAATACACGATCACTGAGTCGGTGGAGGGCCTTGGGATCCTGGGAAAAATCATCATGGATCCCGACATTACCGAGGTCATGATTAACGGCTACGACACGATTTTTGTGGAGAAGAGCGGGAAGCTTTCGCGGCTTTCCGAACATTTTGAGAGCAGCGAGGATTTAATCCGCATCGTGCAGCGGTTCGTCAACAGCATGGACCGTACCGTCGATGCCAGCAACCCCATCGTCGATGCCAGGCTGGAAGACGGCTCCCGTGTCCATGTGGTGCTGCCGCCGGTGGCCTTAAACGGCGCGACCGTGACGATTAGACGGTTCCCGAAAAATCCCATGACCATCGAAAAGCTTCTGGAATACAAATCCATCACGCCGGAGGTGGCGGATTTTTTGAGGAAGGTCGTCACATCCCGCCACAACGTCTTTGTGAGCGGAGGAACGGGAAGCGGAAAGACGACGTTTCTAAACGCCCTTTCCAATTTCATCCAGCCCTGGGAACGCGTGATTACCATCGAGGACTCGGCCGAGCTTCAGATTAAGAACGTACCGAACCTGGTGCGGATGGAGACGAAGAAGGCGAACTCCAAGGAAACGGCGGAAATCACCATCCGCGATCTCATCAAGGCGTCTCTCCGTATGCGTCCCGACCGGATCGTCGTCGGCGAGGTTCGAGGCGAGGAGGCGTTAGACATGCTCCAGGCCATGAACACGGGCCACGACGGGAGCCTTTCCACGGGCCACGCCAACTCTCCCGAAGGTATGTTAAGCCGTCTGGAGACCATGGTTTTGACGGGAAGCGCCGATCTGCCCCTGGAAGCCATCCGCCAGCAGATTGCTTCGGCCGTCGATTACATTGTTCATTTGTCGAGGCTTCGTGACTTTTCCAGGAAGTGCATGGAGATTTCGGAGGTAGCCGGCTATGAAAACGGCCGGATTCTCTTAAATCCTATTTATAAATTTGAAGAAGATGAAAATACGACGTTAAAAAAAGTGTCGGGCAGCTTAAGGCGGACGGGGAACCGGATCAGAAACCAGGACAAATTCGTCCTGGCCGGCATTTACGATTATCTGGAGGAACAAGATGGCGGAAAACGGGAAGGAAAAAATACGGCTTAA
- a CDS encoding AAA family ATPase has product MNISVAIASSDREYMERLSEALGQYEELAIHVYTGRETLTAAMESNHFDVLLFDPDLSEDRLPFQHVELPICLYSDEAKNTGLYPEEVKTEKYQRVSNIYKQIIREYAERAGEALEPDRSQKTVCIAVYSPIGGSGKTAASLAVGSRLAKQGKSVLFFSAEQLDSSSYINPRKEEGLVALIEAASDKKVNFELKLKGLLKTGNGGISYLEGFERLADFDAVTAEEMKELLMKIRRCGLCDVLVIDMESSLHALSRTILEFADKIVIVERPGELSGVKMELFAKQALVNEYKKKMVLIRNFAESGSRYSNALSVPEAGTIHNYGNLTFSALLNAIEANGEIRTEKLV; this is encoded by the coding sequence ATGAATATTTCAGTTGCGATTGCCAGTTCCGACCGTGAATATATGGAGCGTCTGTCCGAGGCACTGGGGCAGTACGAGGAGCTGGCAATACATGTCTACACAGGCAGGGAAACACTTACGGCGGCCATGGAGTCGAATCATTTCGATGTACTGTTGTTTGACCCGGATCTTTCCGAAGACCGGCTTCCATTTCAGCATGTGGAGCTTCCGATCTGTTTATACAGCGACGAGGCAAAAAATACGGGGCTGTATCCGGAGGAGGTCAAGACAGAAAAGTACCAGAGGGTCAGCAATATCTATAAGCAGATCATTCGTGAATACGCGGAAAGGGCCGGTGAAGCCCTGGAACCGGATCGTTCACAGAAAACCGTTTGTATCGCAGTCTATTCCCCGATTGGGGGAAGCGGCAAGACGGCGGCGTCCCTTGCAGTCGGAAGCCGGCTTGCAAAGCAGGGGAAATCCGTGCTTTTTTTCAGCGCAGAACAACTTGACAGTTCCTCCTACATAAACCCGAGAAAGGAAGAGGGCCTCGTGGCTCTAATCGAGGCGGCGTCTGACAAAAAGGTGAATTTTGAGCTGAAGCTGAAAGGGCTTTTGAAGACGGGAAACGGCGGAATCTCTTATTTAGAGGGCTTTGAACGGCTGGCAGATTTTGACGCCGTGACGGCGGAGGAAATGAAAGAGCTTCTCATGAAAATCAGGCGGTGCGGCCTTTGCGACGTGCTGGTGATTGACATGGAGAGCAGCCTTCACGCCTTAAGCCGGACCATCCTGGAATTTGCCGATAAGATCGTTATCGTGGAGCGGCCCGGGGAACTCTCCGGCGTAAAGATGGAGCTCTTTGCAAAGCAGGCCCTTGTCAATGAATATAAGAAAAAAATGGTTTTAATCCGAAACTTCGCGGAAAGCGGCTCCAGATACAGCAATGCCCTTTCCGTTCCGGAGGCCGGTACGATCCATAATTACGGAAACCTGACATTTTCCGCCCTTTTAAACGCCATCGAAGCAAACGGCGAGATCCGGACGGAAAAACTGGTATAG
- a CDS encoding helix-turn-helix transcriptional regulator: MLEQEFSERLTKLRLKKGVSARDMSLTLGQSESYINRIESQKMLPSMSVFFYICDYFGITPEEFFATEETPDLEISQAVAKLKSLDKEKRDHILAVIHDL, from the coding sequence ATGCTCGAACAGGAATTTTCGGAACGTCTAACAAAACTCCGGCTAAAAAAAGGGGTGTCAGCCAGGGATATGAGCCTGACCCTTGGTCAAAGTGAATCCTACATTAACCGGATCGAAAGCCAGAAAATGCTTCCCTCCATGTCCGTCTTTTTTTATATCTGCGATTACTTTGGAATCACCCCAGAGGAATTTTTCGCCACGGAGGAAACGCCGGATCTGGAGATTTCGCAGGCTGTGGCCAAATTAAAATCCCTGGACAAAGAAAAACGGGATCACATCCTTGCTGTGATCCACGATTTATGA
- the aroF gene encoding 3-deoxy-7-phosphoheptulonate synthase → MIIILKKHANPAKVEELKETLTSRGFRLHLSDGTDTSLIGLIGDTSAVQEDWLRAMDVVEDVRRIKEPYKKAGRSMHPEDTVIDVCGRKIGGGHFQVIAGPCSIETKEQITEVAEDVKHSGAHLLRGGAFKPRTSPYSFQGLHEQGLDLLLEAKKATGLPVVTEIMSTEHLPLFDDVDVIQVGARNMQNFELLKELGKLQKPILLKRGLANTLDELLMSAEYILAGGNENVILCERGIRTFETSTRNTLDISAIPMLKQKTHLPVIIDPSHAAGIRFMVEPLSLAAIAAGADGLMIEVHNNPEKALCDGAQSLTPQAFDKLMKKIEKSVEFHRRLKEEA, encoded by the coding sequence ATGATTATTATCCTGAAAAAACACGCCAATCCTGCAAAAGTTGAGGAATTAAAAGAGACCCTCACAAGCCGCGGCTTCCGTCTCCACCTCTCAGATGGCACCGACACATCCTTAATCGGCCTCATCGGCGACACCTCTGCCGTCCAGGAGGACTGGCTGCGGGCCATGGACGTGGTCGAGGACGTGCGCCGCATCAAAGAGCCCTACAAAAAGGCCGGCCGCTCCATGCATCCCGAAGACACGGTCATCGACGTCTGCGGAAGAAAGATCGGCGGCGGCCATTTCCAGGTCATTGCCGGCCCCTGCTCCATCGAGACGAAGGAACAGATCACGGAGGTGGCCGAAGATGTGAAACATTCCGGCGCCCATCTCCTTCGCGGCGGCGCCTTCAAGCCGAGGACTTCCCCCTACTCCTTCCAGGGACTTCACGAACAGGGGCTTGACCTTCTCTTAGAGGCAAAAAAAGCCACCGGCCTCCCGGTGGTGACAGAAATCATGAGTACGGAGCATCTTCCCCTTTTCGACGATGTGGACGTGATCCAGGTTGGCGCCAGGAACATGCAGAACTTTGAGCTTTTAAAGGAACTCGGAAAGCTTCAGAAACCCATTCTCTTAAAACGCGGCCTGGCAAACACCTTAGACGAGCTTTTGATGAGTGCCGAGTACATCCTGGCCGGAGGAAATGAAAATGTCATCCTCTGCGAGCGCGGCATCCGTACCTTCGAGACCTCCACCAGGAACACCCTGGACATCTCGGCGATCCCCATGTTAAAGCAGAAGACCCATCTCCCCGTCATCATTGACCCGAGCCACGCGGCCGGCATCCGCTTCATGGTGGAGCCGCTCTCCCTCGCAGCCATCGCGGCCGGCGCCGACGGCCTGATGATCGAGGTTCACAATAATCCGGAAAAGGCCCTCTGCGACGGCGCCCAGTCCTTGACGCCGCAGGCGTTTGATAAGCTGATGAAAAAGATTGAGAAATCGGTGGAATTTCATAGAAGGTTGAAAGAGGAAGCGTAA
- a CDS encoding 2Fe-2S iron-sulfur cluster binding domain-containing protein yields the protein MKAKVYRFRPGEEAPHYDEFQVEFKAEDRKTVMDLLEYIGDHLDGTLSFYSHSACRQGICGRCAVRVNGSVRLACNTVLTGEDVVLEPAGGRVIKDLVTRQEKGGK from the coding sequence ATGAAGGCAAAGGTGTATCGCTTCCGCCCGGGAGAGGAGGCGCCTCATTACGATGAATTTCAGGTGGAATTTAAGGCGGAGGACAGGAAAACCGTCATGGATCTTCTCGAATACATCGGGGATCATCTGGACGGAACCTTGAGCTTTTATTCCCACAGTGCCTGCCGTCAGGGGATTTGCGGCCGCTGTGCCGTGCGCGTAAACGGAAGCGTGCGGTTGGCCTGCAATACGGTTCTCACGGGCGAAGACGTGGTTCTGGAGCCGGCGGGCGGACGTGTTATAAAGGATCTGGTGACGAGGCAGGAAAAGGGCGGAAAATAG
- a CDS encoding FAD-binding protein, translating into MLEIKTTIRADVLVAGGGGAACTAAVAAARRGADTVLVSKGKVGNSGNTIMIGGSYGMDGESAYRDFHIPEADPTFTKEELFRSICNDGFNLSDQNLVEQFVEESPRIVYEVKEWGEAAGQKFKFYRPGNWDVTGRGMGRALSEGVKETGGIRVYEDVVLIGLLKNGERVTGAVGWDLYGGDLIRFEAKEVILGTGGYQPYSLKNTNSDMTGDGQAMAYRAGASLADMEFMLFLITAIEPNEMRGSILPVICTFREAFDYDPVDRFGNRIEIPESLREMEKTSEMCKLVHIYYYGKAIKDGRGTENGGIYFDFHRFTDEEIDAMFESVMDHFDGFYPRGKYHGNDILEYKRIIKEKRRIEVGLASEYSVGGIFVDETMRTGVPGLFAAGECAGGVFGANRVADAVTEMLVQGYKAGEEAAAAALGEEKIESAEESVREVLERLESHLPKAPAMAEKTRRPVGAIIKDMEKASDEALGLWRKEETLMDGIKAFDRLEKELSHARAGESSLVYNRELLRILEAENTLLCTRTAVKMAEMRKESRGLHLREDFPYIDNETWQVRILSRLEGGNDVLTSRPPVVTRVPLREAGKTDYETFILEEDLGMANMEEK; encoded by the coding sequence ATGCTGGAAATCAAGACTACTATCCGTGCGGACGTTTTAGTGGCAGGCGGCGGAGGGGCCGCCTGCACGGCAGCCGTGGCGGCAGCGAGGCGGGGGGCCGACACCGTCCTCGTATCGAAGGGAAAGGTGGGAAACAGCGGCAACACCATCATGATCGGCGGCTCCTACGGGATGGACGGGGAGAGTGCCTACCGGGATTTCCATATTCCGGAAGCAGACCCGACGTTCACGAAAGAAGAGTTGTTCCGCTCCATCTGCAACGATGGTTTTAACTTAAGTGATCAGAACCTGGTGGAACAGTTCGTAGAGGAGAGCCCGCGCATTGTCTATGAAGTCAAGGAATGGGGCGAAGCGGCAGGGCAGAAATTCAAATTTTACCGTCCCGGAAACTGGGACGTGACCGGCCGCGGCATGGGGCGAGCCCTTTCGGAAGGCGTGAAGGAGACAGGCGGCATCCGGGTGTATGAGGATGTTGTTCTCATCGGTCTCCTAAAAAACGGGGAACGTGTGACGGGAGCAGTCGGATGGGATCTTTACGGCGGAGACCTGATCCGTTTTGAGGCCAAGGAAGTTATCTTAGGAACCGGCGGCTACCAGCCGTATTCTTTAAAAAATACGAATTCCGACATGACCGGCGACGGCCAGGCCATGGCCTACCGCGCAGGTGCGTCTTTAGCTGATATGGAATTCATGCTGTTTCTCATCACAGCCATCGAGCCCAACGAGATGCGCGGGTCGATCCTGCCGGTGATCTGCACCTTCCGCGAGGCCTTTGACTATGATCCGGTTGACCGCTTCGGAAACCGGATTGAGATTCCGGAATCTCTCCGGGAAATGGAAAAGACAAGTGAGATGTGCAAGCTGGTACATATTTACTATTATGGAAAGGCCATAAAGGACGGACGCGGGACGGAAAACGGCGGCATCTATTTCGACTTCCATCGGTTCACTGACGAGGAGATCGACGCCATGTTTGAGAGTGTGATGGATCATTTCGATGGTTTTTATCCTCGGGGAAAATACCATGGAAACGATATTCTGGAGTATAAAAGGATCATCAAGGAGAAACGCCGGATTGAGGTAGGGCTTGCAAGCGAATACAGTGTTGGCGGGATTTTCGTGGATGAGACCATGCGTACCGGCGTGCCGGGGCTTTTTGCAGCAGGTGAATGTGCCGGAGGTGTGTTTGGGGCGAACCGGGTGGCAGATGCGGTGACGGAGATGCTGGTGCAGGGCTATAAGGCAGGCGAGGAAGCCGCGGCGGCAGCACTTGGCGAGGAGAAGATTGAGAGCGCAGAGGAGTCCGTCCGCGAGGTGCTGGAGAGACTTGAGAGCCATCTGCCAAAGGCGCCTGCCATGGCGGAGAAAACAAGGCGTCCCGTCGGGGCCATCATAAAGGATATGGAAAAGGCATCAGATGAGGCGCTTGGGCTTTGGCGGAAGGAAGAAACGCTGATGGACGGCATAAAAGCCTTTGACCGGCTGGAAAAAGAGCTTTCCCATGCAAGGGCCGGGGAGTCTTCTCTCGTCTATAACCGGGAGCTCCTTCGGATTTTAGAGGCTGAAAACACGCTTCTCTGTACGCGGACGGCTGTGAAAATGGCGGAGATGAGGAAGGAAAGCCGAGGCCTCCATTTACGGGAAGACTTTCCGTACATCGACAATGAAACCTGGCAGGTGCGTATTTTAAGCCGGCTGGAAGGCGGGAACGATGTTCTGACGAGCCGGCCGCCGGTGGTGACGCGTGTGCCGCTGCGTGAAGCAGGTAAAACAGATTATGAGACATTCATCCTGGAGGAAGATCTGGGAATGGCAAATATGGAGGAGAAATAG
- a CDS encoding L-2-amino-thiazoline-4-carboxylic acid hydrolase: MKEFTEKHHAYLVGRFYEALMRDYPEQAEHIFVMCTQRYAEQRGSRMAQRAIRDKKPLTFTTYREYGEWKNTETVKAEGCANSGETVSWSPDHVEKVYMCPWAAQFKEMGLQKCGTLYCKYVDKSLVLGFNPELVYEVPQSMHESGYCIQISRDANFSENQEFHKHAEYQKGFDYHCGHCYKTFREIISAILGTNGEEIAVFVLKQFEDDYGKEMADVLLSYKNVDFNLI; encoded by the coding sequence ATGAAGGAATTTACGGAAAAGCATCACGCCTACCTGGTGGGGCGGTTCTATGAGGCGCTTATGAGGGATTATCCGGAGCAGGCGGAACATATTTTTGTCATGTGCACCCAGAGATATGCCGAGCAGAGGGGATCGCGGATGGCCCAGAGAGCCATCCGTGACAAAAAGCCGCTGACCTTTACCACATACCGGGAGTACGGGGAGTGGAAAAATACGGAAACAGTAAAGGCCGAGGGCTGCGCCAATTCCGGGGAGACGGTTTCCTGGTCACCGGATCATGTGGAAAAGGTGTACATGTGCCCGTGGGCGGCCCAGTTTAAGGAGATGGGGCTGCAAAAATGCGGGACACTTTACTGCAAATATGTGGACAAATCCCTGGTTTTGGGCTTCAACCCGGAGCTGGTGTACGAGGTGCCGCAGAGCATGCATGAGAGTGGTTACTGCATCCAGATTTCCAGGGACGCCAACTTTTCGGAAAACCAGGAATTCCATAAGCATGCCGAGTACCAGAAGGGCTTTGATTACCACTGCGGCCACTGTTATAAGACCTTCCGTGAAATCATTTCTGCGATTCTCGGGACAAATGGAGAAGAGATAGCAGTTTTTGTTTTAAAGCAGTTTGAGGACGACTACGGGAAAGAAATGGCGGACGTGCTTTTGTCCTATAAAAATGTGGATTTCAATCTGATCTGA